One Spea bombifrons isolate aSpeBom1 chromosome 1, aSpeBom1.2.pri, whole genome shotgun sequence DNA window includes the following coding sequences:
- the CTXN3 gene encoding cortexin-3 isoform X1 — MDQVFCQLQQGFRVQSQDFCHVFDDVMRRKKTFWNCLFPLSWTMDGETLPSTLLPTLNASYGSSMTLEQKTTFAFVILLFIILGVLIVRCFRILLDPYRSMPTSTWADGVTGLEKGQFDYALA; from the exons ATGGACCAAGTTTTCTGTCAGCTACAACAAG GATTCCGAGTTCAGTCACAAGATTTCTGTCATGTATTTGATGACGTTATGAGGAGgaaaaagacattttggaaTTGCTTGTTTCCTCTTTCTTGGACAATGGATGGGGAGACTTTACCTTCCACCCTGTTGCCTACATTGAATGCTTCTTATGGTTCCTCAATGACACTAGAGCAGAAGACAACATTTGCCTTTGTGATtttattgttcattattttGGGTGTCCTTATTGTTAGATGTTTCCGCATTCTTCTTGATCCGTACCGCAGCATGCCAACATCTACCTGGGCAGATGGTGTAACTGGACTAGAAAAGGGGCAGTTTGACTATGCACTCGCCTAG
- the CTXN3 gene encoding cortexin-3 isoform X2 translates to MRRKKTFWNCLFPLSWTMDGETLPSTLLPTLNASYGSSMTLEQKTTFAFVILLFIILGVLIVRCFRILLDPYRSMPTSTWADGVTGLEKGQFDYALA, encoded by the coding sequence ATGAGGAGgaaaaagacattttggaaTTGCTTGTTTCCTCTTTCTTGGACAATGGATGGGGAGACTTTACCTTCCACCCTGTTGCCTACATTGAATGCTTCTTATGGTTCCTCAATGACACTAGAGCAGAAGACAACATTTGCCTTTGTGATtttattgttcattattttGGGTGTCCTTATTGTTAGATGTTTCCGCATTCTTCTTGATCCGTACCGCAGCATGCCAACATCTACCTGGGCAGATGGTGTAACTGGACTAGAAAAGGGGCAGTTTGACTATGCACTCGCCTAG